From the genome of Phyllostomus discolor isolate MPI-MPIP mPhyDis1 chromosome 12, mPhyDis1.pri.v3, whole genome shotgun sequence, one region includes:
- the LOC114510923 gene encoding patr class I histocompatibility antigen, A-2 alpha chain-like isoform X4, whose amino-acid sequence MSKPRQANQRQSGSDDQDPSRPLICVMGPGALLLLLLSGTLALTQNWTRPHTLGYFCTSTSGPGHGKNQYVVIIYLDDTEVLQFDSERQRLEPRVQWMEQPWVEQEGAKFWEEQMREMKHNEQRSRANLNKLRAHYNQSEDVSHTFQEMTGCVVGSQGNLLRGFSQFAYDGIECITLNQDMRSWTTAPQVTLRELVLVPDADVRRYFLQDTCVRRLQLLLEKGKEKLLRADPPKTHVTHHTISDHEVTLKCWALGFYPADITLTWQRDRKNVTQDMELVETRPAGDGTFQKWAAVVMPPGEEQRYTCHVQHQGLPEPLTVRWDPPPQTTITIVGITVALGLLGAVVTGAVLWRRKCSGRGRESYTQAACSDSAQGSDVCHSS is encoded by the exons ATGTCCAAACCCAGACAAGCCAATCAGCGCCAGAGCGGGTCCGATGACCAGGACCCTTCCAGACCGTTGATCTGCGTCATGGGGCCCGGAGCCCTCCTTCTCCTGCTGCTGTCCGGAACCCTGGCGCTGACCCAGAACTGGACCC gcccccacaccCTGGGATATTTCTGCACCTCCACGTCCGGACCGGGCCACGGGAAGAACCAGTACGTCGTCATCATCTACCTGGACGACACGGAGGTCTTGCAGTTCGACAgcgagaggcagaggctggagccgAGGGTGCAGTGGATGGAGCAGCCGTGGGTGGAGCAGGAGGGCGCAAAATTTTGGGAGGAGCAGATGCGGGAGATGAAGCACAACGAACAGCGGAGCAGAGCGAACCTGAACAAGCTGCGCGCCCACTACAACCAGAGCGAGGACG TGTCTCACACCTTCCAGGAAATGACTGGCTGTGTAGTGGGGTCCCAGGGTAACTTACTCCGAGGGTTCAGTCAGTTCGCCTACGACGGCATCGAGTGCATCACCCTGAACCAGGACATGCGCTCCTGGACCACGGCGCCCCAGGTCACCTTGCGTGAGTTGGTGCTGGTCCCTGATGCGGATGTCAGAAGATACTTCCTGCAGGACACTTGCGTGCGCCGGCTCCAGCTGctcctggagaaggggaaggagaagctTCTCCGAGCAG ACCCTCCAAAGACACACGTGACCCACCACACCATCTCTGACCATGAGGTCACCCTgaagtgctgggccctgggcttctaccctgctgacatcaccctgacctggcagcGTGACAGGAAGAACGTGACCCAGGACATGGAGCTggtggagaccaggcctgcaggggacgGGACCTTCCAAAAGTGGGCAGCTGTGGTCATgccccctggagaggagcagagatacacatgccatgtgcagcaccaggggctgcctgagcccctgaccgtgagatggg ACCCCCCTCCTCAGACCACCATCACCATTGTGGGCATCACTGTTGCCCTgggtctccttggagctgtggtcactggagctgtgctgtggaggaggaagtgctcag gcagaggcagggagagctacACTCAGGCTGCCT
- the LOC114510722 gene encoding class I histocompatibility antigen, Gogo-B*0102 alpha chain-like: protein MWPELLLLLLSGALTLTEIWAGLTKIPGHASSPRPVPHTLRYCSTAMYGPNVWQYRYTVVGYVDDTEIMGLDSDAQNPRLEPRVTWMQQPWVEQENPDFWEEQTQVFKHYEDVRKEKLDLRGSAFISDLELYTWQENTGCVLGSDGRFLRGYSQFAYEGTDYNALNENLSSWTTADTAPWIDRNRLLRVPDADSVRTFLESKCVRWLRLFLEKEETLLRADPPKTHVTHHTISDHEVTLKCWALGFYPADITLTWQRDRKNVTQDMELVETRPAGDGTFQKWAAVVMPPGEEQRYTCHVQHQGLPEPLTLRWDPPPQSTITIVGITVALGLLGAVVTGAVLWRRKCSGRGRKSYAQAACKCGCRGGDIWDPWGSVGWSL, encoded by the exons ATGTGGCCTGaactcctgctcctgctgctctcaGGGGCCCTGACCCTGACCGAGATCTGGGCCG GCCTGACCAAGATCCCAGGACACGCGTCCTCCCCGCGCCCAGTGCCCCATACCCTGAGATATTGCAGCACCGCCATGTACGGACCGAACGTGTGGCAGTACCGGTACACCGTCGTCGGCTACGTGGACGACACGGAGATCATGGGGCTCGACAGCGATGCCCAGAACCCAAGGCTGGAGCCGCGGGTGACGTGGATGCAGCAGCCGTGGGTGGAACAAGAGAATCCAGATTTTTGGGAGGAACAGACGCAGGTCTTCAAGCACTATGAAGACGTACGGAAAGAGAAGCTAGACCTGCGTGGCTCCGCCTTCATCAGCGATCTCG AGCTCTACACCTGGCAGGAAAACACTGGCTGCGTCCTGGGGTCCGACGGACGCTTCCTCCGAGGGTACAGTCAGTTCGCCTACGAGGGCACCGACTACAACGCCCTGAACGAGAACCTGAGTTCCTGGACCACCGCCGACACGGCCCCCTGGATCGATAGGAACAGATTGCTGCGAGTCCCTGATGCGGACAGCGTGAGGACCTTCCTGGAGAGCAAGTGCGTGCGCTGGCTCCGCCTGTTCCTGGAGAAGGAGGAGACCCTGCTCCGAGCAG accctccaaagACACACGTGACCCACCACACCATCTCTGACCATGAGGTCACCCTgaagtgctgggccctgggcttctaccctgctgacatcaccctgacctggcagcGTGACAGGAAGAACGTGACCCAGGACATGGAGCttgtggagaccaggcctgcaggggacgggaccttccagaagtgggcagctgtggtcatgccccctggagaggagcagagatacacatgccatgtgcagcaccaggggctgcctgagcccctgaccctgagatggg ACCCCCCTCCTCAGAGCACCATCACCATTGTGGGCATCACTGTTGCCCTgggtctccttggagctgtggtcactggagctgtgctgtggaggaggaagtgctcag gcagaggcaggaagagctACGCTCAGGCTGCCTGTAAGTGTGGGTGTAGGGGAGGTGACATCTGGGATCCTTGGGGGAGTGTGGGCTGGAGTCTGTGA
- the LOC114510724 gene encoding class I histocompatibility antigen, Gogo-C*0202 alpha chain-like: MGPRALLLLLLGALALTETWADTHTLRYISTAVSGPGRGKSRYVVVGYVDDTEIVRFDSDAASTRLEEPAPCSERPWSEQEKPYYWYHRSRFCAHNAQINEGNLNKLRAYFNQSDDVSHTFQAMSGCTLGPDGSFLRGYTQFAYDGTDFIGLNEDLRSWTAAQNTWRKLVQVPDADVRRFFLEDTCVRRLQLFLEKGKKMLLRADPPKTHMTHHPISDHEVTLKCWALGFYPADITLTWQRDGEDLTQDVELVETRPAGDGTFQKWAALTVPPGEEQRYTCHAQHQTIPEPLTLRWEPPPQTTITIVGIAAFLSLLGAVVTGAVLCWRKCSGRGRKSCAQAACSDSAQGSEVSLTAPDGETLRAGSGGHWDRGAQLGFGDYHSGTF, translated from the exons ATGGGACCTCgagccctgctgctgctgctcttgggGGCCCTGGCCCTGACCGAGACCTGGGCGG ACACTCACACCCTGAGATATATCAGCACCGCTGTGTCCGGACCGGGCCGTGGAAAGTCCCGGTACGTCGTCGTCGGCTATGTGGACGACACGGAGATCGTGCGGTTCGACAGCGACGCTGCGAGTACCAGGCTGGAGGAGCCAGCACCGTGTTCCGAGCGGCCCTGGTCGGAGCAGGAAAAGCCGTACTATTGGTACCATCGGTCAAGGTTTTGCGCGCACAACGCACAGATCAACGAAGGGAACCTGAACAAGCTGCGAGCCTACTTCAACCAGAGCGACGATG TGTCTCACACCTTCCAGGCAATGAGTGGCTGCACCCTGGGGCCAGACGGGAGTTTCCTTCGCGGGTACACGCAGTTCGCCTATGACGGCACGGACTTCATCGGCCTGAACGAGGACCTGCGCTCCTGGACCGCGGCCCAGAACACCTGGCGCAAGTTGGTGCAGGTCCCTGATGCGGACGTCAGGAGGTTCTTCCTGGAGGATACATGCGTGCGCCGGCTCCAACTGTTcttggagaaggggaagaagatgCTCCTACGAGCAG aTCCTCCAAAGACACACATGACCCACCACCCCATCTCTGACCATGAGGTCACCCTgaagtgctgggccctgggcttctatCCTGCGgacatcaccctgacctggcagcGTGATGGAGAGGACCTGACCCAGGATGTGGAGCttgtggagaccaggcctgcaggggatgggaccttccagaagtgggcagctCTGACTGTgccccctggagaggagcagagatacacaTGCCATGCACAGCACCAGACAATACCTgagcccctgaccctgagatggg AGCCCCCTCCTCAGACCACCATCACCATTGTGGGCATCGCTGCTTTTCTGAGTCTCCTTGGAGCTGTGGTCACTGGAGCTGTGCTATGTTGGAGGAAGTGCTCag gcagaggcaggaagagttGTGCTCAGGCTGCCT GCAGCgacagtgcccagggctctgagGTGTCTCTCACAGCTCCTGATGGTGAGACCctgagggcaggaagtgggggacATTGGGACCGAGGGGCACAGCTGGGTTTTGGGGATTACCACAGTGGCACATTCTGA
- the LOC114510923 gene encoding patr class I histocompatibility antigen, A-2 alpha chain-like isoform X2 — MSKPRQANQRQSGSDDQDPSRPLICVMGPGALLLLLLSGTLALTQNWTRPHTLGYFCTSTSGPGHGKNQYVVIIYLDDTEVLQFDSERQRLEPRVQWMEQPWVEQEGAKFWEEQMREMKHNEQRSRANLNKLRAHYNQSEDVSHTFQEMTGCVVGSQGNLLRGFSQFAYDGIECITLNQDMRSWTTAPQVTLRELVLVPDADVRRYFLQDTCVRRLQLLLEKGKEKLLRADPPKTHVTHHTISDHEVTLKCWALGFYPADITLTWQRDRKNVTQDMELVETRPAGDGTFQKWAAVVMPPGEEQRYTCHVQHQGLPEPLTVRWDPPPQTTITIVGITVALGLLGAVVTGAVLWRRKCSGRGRESYTQAAYAFHGSWCKSIIAASP; from the exons ATGTCCAAACCCAGACAAGCCAATCAGCGCCAGAGCGGGTCCGATGACCAGGACCCTTCCAGACCGTTGATCTGCGTCATGGGGCCCGGAGCCCTCCTTCTCCTGCTGCTGTCCGGAACCCTGGCGCTGACCCAGAACTGGACCC gcccccacaccCTGGGATATTTCTGCACCTCCACGTCCGGACCGGGCCACGGGAAGAACCAGTACGTCGTCATCATCTACCTGGACGACACGGAGGTCTTGCAGTTCGACAgcgagaggcagaggctggagccgAGGGTGCAGTGGATGGAGCAGCCGTGGGTGGAGCAGGAGGGCGCAAAATTTTGGGAGGAGCAGATGCGGGAGATGAAGCACAACGAACAGCGGAGCAGAGCGAACCTGAACAAGCTGCGCGCCCACTACAACCAGAGCGAGGACG TGTCTCACACCTTCCAGGAAATGACTGGCTGTGTAGTGGGGTCCCAGGGTAACTTACTCCGAGGGTTCAGTCAGTTCGCCTACGACGGCATCGAGTGCATCACCCTGAACCAGGACATGCGCTCCTGGACCACGGCGCCCCAGGTCACCTTGCGTGAGTTGGTGCTGGTCCCTGATGCGGATGTCAGAAGATACTTCCTGCAGGACACTTGCGTGCGCCGGCTCCAGCTGctcctggagaaggggaaggagaagctTCTCCGAGCAG ACCCTCCAAAGACACACGTGACCCACCACACCATCTCTGACCATGAGGTCACCCTgaagtgctgggccctgggcttctaccctgctgacatcaccctgacctggcagcGTGACAGGAAGAACGTGACCCAGGACATGGAGCTggtggagaccaggcctgcaggggacgGGACCTTCCAAAAGTGGGCAGCTGTGGTCATgccccctggagaggagcagagatacacatgccatgtgcagcaccaggggctgcctgagcccctgaccgtgagatggg ACCCCCCTCCTCAGACCACCATCACCATTGTGGGCATCACTGTTGCCCTgggtctccttggagctgtggtcactggagctgtgctgtggaggaggaagtgctcag gcagaggcagggagagctacACTCAGGCTGCCT ATGCTTTCCACGGAAGTTGGTGTAAATCCATCATTGCAGCCTCCCCTTGA